From a region of the Caldisericum sp. genome:
- the polX gene encoding DNA polymerase/3'-5' exonuclease PolX: protein MRNKEVAEKFYELAEVAELAGENPFKVKAYLEAARVIENLTMPIEELAKENKLDDIKGVGKSIAEKIKEYLETGKITKLEELKKVVPAGLLELEKVPGLGAKRVKVLYEKLGIKNLEDLEKAALEHKIRNLEGFGEKTEQKILEGIKSLRDKRTDRFMIGIALPIAESIVNLLKNNTPIEKHMICGSLRRMKDTIGDIDILVTSKNPSAVMDYFVSIPFVKEVLAKGDTKSSIITQEGIQVDLRVVENDSFGAAIQYFTGSKNHNVRLREIAIKKNLKLNEYGVFRLDDNTKIAGITEEDVYESLGLDWIPPEMREDTGEVELASEHKLPRIVDYNEIKGDLHMHTKYSDGANTLEEMARKAISLGYEYIVVTEHAKALGVAGGLSIEEFKKEKEEIEKLNKKLHPFRIFLGVELNILSDGSIDFDEKDLDIFDLCLAGIHTGMNQSESAITERIKKVIRIPKVKIIVHPTGRIINGRSEYSVNIDEIFKEAKKYNKIFEINASFERLDLNDVNARKAVYEYGLKIAIGTDAHSTESMNNMRFGVGVARRAWLRKEDIVNTKSLKEFEEFLKE from the coding sequence ATGAGAAACAAGGAGGTTGCCGAAAAGTTTTATGAACTTGCGGAGGTTGCAGAACTTGCAGGTGAAAACCCTTTCAAAGTAAAAGCCTATTTAGAAGCCGCTCGTGTGATAGAAAATCTTACGATGCCTATAGAAGAACTTGCAAAAGAAAATAAACTTGACGATATTAAAGGTGTTGGAAAAAGCATCGCAGAAAAGATAAAAGAATATCTTGAGACTGGAAAAATAACAAAACTTGAGGAGTTAAAAAAAGTTGTCCCCGCTGGTCTGCTTGAACTTGAGAAGGTACCAGGGCTTGGCGCAAAAAGGGTGAAAGTTCTTTACGAAAAACTTGGCATTAAGAATCTCGAAGACCTTGAAAAAGCCGCATTAGAACATAAAATAAGGAACCTTGAAGGATTTGGAGAAAAAACTGAGCAGAAGATACTTGAAGGCATAAAGTCGCTTCGAGATAAAAGAACAGACAGGTTTATGATAGGTATTGCACTTCCCATTGCGGAGTCTATAGTTAACCTTCTTAAGAACAATACACCTATTGAGAAGCATATGATTTGTGGAAGTTTAAGAAGAATGAAGGATACGATTGGCGATATAGATATTTTAGTAACTTCAAAAAATCCTTCTGCTGTTATGGACTATTTCGTTAGTATACCTTTTGTAAAAGAGGTGCTTGCAAAAGGCGATACAAAGTCTTCAATAATAACCCAGGAAGGCATCCAGGTTGATTTGAGGGTTGTTGAGAATGACTCTTTCGGTGCTGCCATCCAGTACTTTACAGGATCAAAAAATCATAATGTCCGTCTTCGGGAAATTGCAATTAAGAAGAATCTCAAATTGAATGAGTATGGAGTTTTCAGACTCGATGACAATACAAAGATTGCAGGTATTACCGAAGAGGATGTTTATGAATCCCTGGGACTTGATTGGATTCCTCCTGAAATGAGAGAGGACACAGGAGAAGTTGAACTTGCATCTGAACATAAACTGCCCAGGATCGTTGATTACAATGAGATAAAAGGCGATTTACATATGCATACAAAATATTCAGATGGTGCAAACACCTTAGAAGAGATGGCAAGAAAAGCAATATCTCTTGGCTATGAATATATCGTCGTAACAGAGCATGCAAAGGCTCTTGGAGTTGCGGGTGGTCTTTCGATAGAGGAGTTTAAAAAGGAGAAAGAGGAGATTGAAAAGTTGAACAAGAAACTACATCCGTTCAGGATTTTTCTTGGCGTTGAGTTGAATATCCTTTCCGATGGCTCAATTGATTTTGATGAGAAAGACCTCGATATTTTTGATTTGTGCCTTGCAGGTATTCACACGGGTATGAACCAGAGCGAAAGCGCAATAACAGAAAGGATTAAGAAAGTTATAAGGATTCCAAAAGTAAAGATTATAGTTCATCCAACTGGGCGTATAATAAATGGAAGAAGTGAGTACAGCGTAAATATAGACGAGATATTCAAGGAAGCGAAGAAATATAACAAAATCTTTGAAATCAATGCTTCATTTGAGAGGCTTGATCTTAACGATGTAAATGCAAGAAAGGCGGTATATGAATATGGTTTAAAAATTGCTATAGGAACTGATGCACACTCAACAGAGTCTATGAATAATATGCGTTTCGGTGTTGGAGTTGCAAGAAGGGCCTGGCTTAGAAAGGAAGATATTGTTAACACAAAAAGCCTTAAAGAGTTTGAGGAGTTTTTAAAAGAATAA
- a CDS encoding HD domain-containing protein codes for MEKLIEIVKRELNSSSHDFDHTLRVLNLALKIAEHYPEVNVEVLKASCILHDIARVKEDTDPTHSIDHAELGAQMSESVLKDLGYSDDFIKAVSHAIRAHRFRGNVLPETIEAKILSDADKLDAIGAIGIGRAFMIAGEYGERLYVEVNEEELGQAKRINNFKEHSPNIEYLVKLRHIKDRLYTDYAKSIADDRLRFMDDFFKRLEREVRGEL; via the coding sequence ATGGAAAAATTGATTGAAATTGTTAAAAGAGAGTTAAACTCGTCTTCACACGATTTTGACCATACCTTGAGGGTTTTAAATCTTGCTCTAAAGATTGCAGAGCACTATCCCGAAGTAAATGTCGAAGTCTTAAAGGCGAGTTGTATCTTGCATGATATTGCTCGCGTTAAGGAAGATACAGATCCGACACACTCAATTGACCATGCTGAACTTGGTGCTCAGATGAGTGAATCTGTTTTAAAGGACCTGGGATATAGTGACGATTTTATAAAGGCTGTAAGTCATGCAATAAGAGCGCATAGGTTCAGGGGAAATGTCTTGCCTGAGACAATTGAAGCAAAAATCCTATCCGATGCAGACAAACTTGATGCTATTGGCGCAATAGGTATCGGAAGGGCGTTTATGATTGCAGGGGAGTATGGTGAAAGGTTGTATGTTGAAGTAAATGAAGAAGAATTGGGGCAAGCAAAAAGGATAAATAATTTTAAAGAACACTCACCAAATATAGAGTATCTCGTAAAGTTAAGGCACATAAAGGATAGACTTTATACAGATTATGCAAAATCTATTGCAGATGACAGGCTTCGATTTATGGATGATTTTTTCAAAAGACTCGAAAGGGAGGTAAGGGGAGAGTTATGA